The nucleotide sequence GTACCGGGCCAGCCCGTGTGCGATGAGCGAGTTGTCGTGCGGCCAGACGGTGCCGAGGTGGTAGCCGATCGGGTTGTAGCCACGGTCGGCGGTCGACAACGTACGCACACCCCAGCCGGAGAAGAGTTCGTCGGACATCAGCTGCCGGGCCACGATCCCGGCCCGTTCCGCCGGCACGATGCCGCTCCACAGCAGGTGGCCCATGTTCGAGGTCATCGCGTCGATGGGTCGCTTGTCGCCGTCCAGGCCGAGGGCGTAGTAGCCGCCGCGCGCGTCCAGCCAGAAGTCCCGGTCGAACCGCTCGGCGAGCGCGGCGGCCTCGGCACGGAGTCGCCGGGCCAGCTCCGGGTCCGCGTACGGGCCGTCGGCGAGTTCGGCCATCCGCAGCTTCGCGTCGTAGGTGTAGCCCTGGATCTCGCAGGTGGCGATTGGCAGCACCGGAATCGTCCCGTCGGCGGACTGCACCCCGTTCCAGGAGTCGCGCCAGCACTGGTTGCCGAGTCCCTGACTGGACCGGGTGGCGTACTCGACGTAGCCGTCGCCGTCGGCGTCGCCGTACTCGTCGATCCAGCGCAGCGCCGCGTACGCGTTGTCGCGCAGCTCGTGCAGCAGTTCGTCGTCCCCGGTCCAGCGCCAGTACTCGGAGAGCAGCACCAGCCAGAGCTGGGTGGTGTCGGCGGCCCCGTAGTACGGGTTGTGCGGCATCACGCCGAGCCGGGTCAACTCGCCGCTGCGGTACTCGTGCGGCATCTTTCCCGGTTCCCGGTCGGTGAAGTCGTCCCGGTCGGTGGCCTGGTGCTCGGCGAGGGTGAGCAGGGTGCCCCGGGCGAGTTCGTGTCCACCGAGCATCGCCTGGTACGCGGTGATCACCGAGTCGCGCCCGAAGAGGGTGAGGAACCAGGGCAGCCCGGCGGCGGTGATCACCACCCGCTGCCCGGAGACCTCCTTCTCGACCCGCATCGAGACCAGGTCGGCCACGGACTGCTGGTAGACGTCGCAGAGCAGGTCGGAGTCGGCGTGCAGGCCGGGCCGGCTGGCCCGCCACCGGCTCGTCGAGTCGTCCCTCCCGTCGACGGCGAAGACCTCGCCGAACTCGCGGCGGGTCGGCACCACGTCGACGTTGACGTACCGCAGCGGGACGTGCAGCTCGACCTGCCAGCCCTGCCCCGGGGGCAGCACCAGGTCCCAGACCAGGTCGTCGCCGTGCACCCGGTCGGCCGGCGGGAGCGCCACCACCTGGGTACGGACGGCGAACTCCCCGTTCTGGTAGCCGAACCAGAGCCGGGAGCCGTCGGCCAGGTGGTCCCGGACGATCTGCCCGGACCGGTCCCGGAGCCGCTCCTTGATCTCGAACAGGTCGGCGAAGTCGACGTCGACCGCCAGCCGTAGCTCGATCGACACCTCCTCGTCGGCGAAGCACTGCACCGCGATCCGTTCGAACATTCCCTCGCCGACGAACCGCTGCCGGCGGATCCCGATCCGGTTGGCGGGCAGGCCGGGCAGTTCCGCGTTGGCCAGGAAGAAGGCCGCCGAGTACGGGTCGACCGCGCTGGACCCGAGCAGCAGCGGCCGGGCGCCGCCCAGCAGCAGCTGCCAGCGGCTCAGGAACCGGGTGTCCTCGTGGACCAGCCCGCCGATCGAGCCGGGCGGCACGTCCCCGAGCGCGTCGGAGAGCATGAACGACAATCCGTCGAGTACGCCTATCGCGTCCGGGCCCAGCTCGGGCGGCAGGTCGCGGTCCGTCCCGCTCGGCGTCCGGCCGGCCGGCACCGGTTCCGGGCTCGGGTCCGCAGGAGTCGGTCGGCGCTTACCGGTCGTCGTCACGCGCACCTCCGAACGGGGACGCGGATTGCGGGCGTACAGCCCGTAATGTACCGGCCGCCTTCCGGCCGCAGGCCCGAACGACCGGATCTCCGGCAGACGACCACCACACTCCCGACCACGTCGGTCAGTGAGGTGCAAGGAAGGGCCCCCGCTACAACAAAAAGCGATAACGGGGGGCCCTTCCTTGCACCTCAGCGGCGGGCTGGACGCTGGGCTGTCCAGTCCGCCTTCAGTTTCCGTCCAATCGATCTTGTGATGGTCGATGCGATGACACCGACCTTCCCGCTCTCCTTCGCCCAGCTGGGGCTGTTGCGCGTCGACGGGCTCCGGACCGGCTCCGACGGGCTCCCGACCGGGCGCGGCCACGTGCTCGGCAGGTGCTACGACGTCGACGGCGACCTGCGGCTCGCCGCGCTGCGACACGCGCTGGCCGCGGTGGTACGCCGGCACGGGGCGCTGCGGACCGTCTTCCGGCCGGCCCCGGACGGGCCGGTGCAGCGGGTCGAACCCGCCGGCCCGGTACCGCTGCGGATCGTCGACCACAGCGACCGGCCGGCCCCGCTCGCCGGGGCGCTGGCCGAGGCGCAGCGGGCGGTGCTGGCCCCCTTCGACCTGGTCGGCGGGACACCGGTCCGCTTCCTGGTGCTGCGACTCGCGCCCCGCCGCCACCTCTTCGCCGTCGCGGTCCATCCGCTCGTCGGGGACGGCCGGTCGATCGAGATCATCCTGCGGGACCTCGGGCTCGGCTACCTCCGCGCGCTGGCGGACGGCCCGACCAGGCTGCCGGAACCGGCGATCGGATACCACGACTGGGTGATCTGGCAGCGCCACCAGCTCTGCGGCATCCGTCGGGCCGACCTGCGCGCCTGGTGGCGGTCGGCGCTCGCCGACGTACCCCGGATCCTCGACCTGGCCGACCCGCGACCGCACCCGGCGGACATGGGTGACGCTGCGGACCCGGTCCGGACCGGGCCGCGCGGCCGTGGCGGCCGGCTCGGCGTGCCACTCCCACCGGCGACCCGGTACGCGGTGCACGCCCTCGCCCGCCGGGAGCGCGCCACACCGTCGGCCGTACTGCTCGCCGGCTACGCCGCACTGCTCGCCCGGTACGCGGGAGTGCCGCGGCTGCTGGTCGGCATCCCGGTGGCGAACCGGGAGTACTCGAGGACCGCCGAGGTCGTCGGGCGCTTCGTCGACACCCTGCCGGTACCGGTCGACCTGACCGGGACACCCACCTTCGCCGAACTGGTCCGCCGGACCCGACGGGCCACGGTCGGGGTGCTCGAACACCAGGACCTCCCGTTCGAGCAGCTCGTCGCCGACCTCGCCCCGGCCCGGGACGGTGACCGGCCGCCGCTGGTGCAGGTGTGTTTCAGCCACCGGGCCGCGGACGCGCCGGCCGGGACACTCACTCTGCCGTCCTGCACGGTGACCGAGATCCCGCTCGACATCGGTGGCGGCGCGTTCGAGCTGACGCTGTCGGTCGACGAGTCCACCGCGGACGGCGCGGTGTCGGCCGAGTACGACGCCGACCGGTTCACCGCGTCGTTCGTCGGGGAGCTGCTGCGGGCGTACCCGGTGCTGCTCGACGCCGCCACCGGTGCGCCCGGCACGGCCGTGGCCGAGCTGCCGCCGCTGCCGCGCTGACGCGTCCGCCACCTCGGCCTCCCGCCCACCGCCGAGCGGACCGGCGGACATCTGCCGCTCCGGTCGGTTCCGGGTGGGGGACGACGGCGGGGCCGCCGCCAGCGGGTTGCTGGCGGTGGCCCCTCGTCGAACTACGGATCTGTTCCGGTCGTGTCTGTCGTTACGGTGCGGCGGGCGGAACGACCTTCACGACCGCCCACTGGTTGTGGTGGCCGGGCTGGAGCAGGTCGAACCGGACGCCGAAGTTCAGCCCGACCTCGCCCGGGTTGCCGGTGCCGGTCTGCACCCCGCCGCCCAGGTCGATGCCGTACTGGCTGCGCGCCGGCTTGCCGTTGCGGTCCACGATCCGCACCGAGTACGGCGCGTTGTCCTTCGAGGGCACCACGACCGAGGCGTCGGCGTCCCGGAAGAAGAGCGGGCTCTCGGCGTCGAGGTCCGGCCGGTACTCGATGCCCGGGTACCAGCCCTTGCTGTCGGTGAACGACTTGACCCCGGGCTGCGCCTTGAACTTGGTGCAGTACGCGCTGAACGGCTCGTTCGGCGCCTCGTAACACTCGGTGAACGGGTACGTCCTGCCGAAGCCGAACGCCGCGTTCGACGACTGTGGCCGGGACGGCAGGTTGTCCAGCAGCGACGGGTCCTTGGCCGCCGCCGTACCCGTCCGGCGGTACGGGTCGAAGTGCGAGTCCACGATCAGCAGACCGCCCTTGGCCCCGATGCTCGGCGGGTCGTAGACGTTGTTCAGGACCAGGTTGAGGTTGCCGTAGCTGGTGTCCCGGTACCAGACGAGCATGCCCGGGGCGTTGTACGGCACCCGGTCCACCTTCCAGGCACCGTCCCGGTTGTAGTTCGTCTGGTAGGCGTACTTCAGACCCTCGTCGAAGCCGTCGTGGTTACGCCACTCGGCGAGGTAGTAGTGCGCGTAGGAGAACTCGCCGGGCGAGATGCTCCAGCCCGTACCCGTGGTGGTGGTGAAGCTGCCCACCGTGGCGGTCCAGCCGTCGGCGCCGCTCTCCACGTCGTCGGACCAGGTGGTGGCACCGTCCGCGGTCACCGAGAGGTCGTCGGTGAACCAGCCGGTGTCCTCGAACGCGGCGTCGGTGGCGTACCGCAGCCGGAGCTGGACGGTCTGCCCGGCGTACGGCGTCAGGCTGACGTAGTCGTGCCGCCACTGCCCGCCGGTGCTGCCGGTCAGGCCGTACTTCTTGTCGCCGTAGTCGTGCATCCGGCCGTTCGGGTCCGGGTAGCCGTCGTCGGTGGAGACGAGGTTGCCCTCGGCGTCGAAGACCTTCTGCTCGGTCCAGGTGCCGCCGCCGTCCGTGGAGACCTCGACGAAGCCGAAGTCCCAGTCCTCCTCGATGGAGTAGTTGTTCCAGAGCCAGAACCGCACGTCGCCGCCGGCCGGCACCGCCAGGCTGCGGGTCAGCCGGACGTCGGCCCAGGACTGGTCGTTGTTCGTCCACCACTGGCCCTCGCCGCTGTGCGGGGTGGAGAGGCTGATCTGCTTTGCCGGCAGGTTCACCCGGACGCCGTCCTCGGTGCCGACCGGGGTCCGCGAGGTCTGCCCGACCTTGACCCGGGCCGGGTCGTCGCCGGGGTTCAGGATCACCGGGTCGGCCCAGCCGAGCACGAACTTGTCCCAGAGGCCCATGTGGGTGGGGATGCCCTGGAAGATCGGGCCGGTGTGCGAGCCGGACGACATCAGGTCCCAGAAGTCGACGTCCGAGTCGCCGCCGGAGCCGATGTCGTAGAGGTCCGGCAGGCCGAGGTCGTGGCCGTACTCGTGGGCGAAGACGCCGACGCCGGAGTCCTCCGGCTGGACGATGTAGTTGCTGATCATCTTGTCGGTGCCCGGGATGGTGTAGCCGGGCACGATCGCCGACGAGTGCGCCCAGATCGCGTACGGGCCCTCGGCGCCGCCGCCGCCGGACTTGTCCTCACCGGCGTGCACGAGTACCAGGTGGTCGACGACGCCGTCCGGCTCGTTGAAGTTGCCGTCGCCGTCGGCGTCCGCGGTGTCCTCGATGTCGTAGTCGGCCCACGGGAAGTCCGGGTTCTGCGCGGCCAGCACGTTCACCGCGTCGACCCCGAGCGCGCTCGGCCCGGCCGGGTTGTCCGGGTGCCCGTTCATGTCCTGGCTGGCCCCGGCCTCCCAGGTGCCGTCGACCTGGGTGCAGGTGTCGGCGCCGTACCACGCCTCGGAGTGCGGCACGGTCACCCAGGGGGTCGCCTGGCCGTCCACCGTGTAGGCGCCCTTGGACATCTCCAGGTACATGTTGCGCATCGTGTAGCCGCGCAGGTCGATGCCGCGCCGCCCGTCGGGGCCGCGCAGGTCGGTGCGGACCCGTTCGGTGATGCCCTCCTTGGTGTAGAGCATCTTGTTGTAGAACTCGGTGGAGAAGTCCGGCACCCACATCGAGTTGTTGTCCGGGTGCGACGCCTTCGCCGGGTTCGGGATGTTGTTGTGCAGCGGCCCGTTCTGCACGCTGCCGGGCACGCACTCCCGCTCGTTCTGCGGGGTGGTCGCGTCGTCGAACGTCGCCCTCGGCACCATCACGCCGGTGAAGTCGTCGTCCGCGTCCGGGTTGAACTCGACCAGGATGGTCAGCAGCTTCGCGACCTGCGTCTCGTCGGCCTGCTTGTAGCGGATGTGCCGGGGGTTCCTGCCGGTCCGGATCGCCTCTGCCTCGGTCTTGGCCAGCCCCCGGGCCGCTACCGGGTTGCCCTCGACGAACTTCCGGCCGTACGCGCTCACCGGGTCGGGCTTGGCCCGCTTGATCTTGCGCTTACCGTCCCGGACCACCACCTCGGTCCCGTCGGTGGGCCGCTCGACCTTCGGGTCGACGTAGTTGATGTAGTAGTCCCGCTCGGTCGGCGTGAACCGGGCGGCCCGGTCGGCACTCGCCGGCCCGGCGCCGCCGACCGCCACCCCGGCCGCCGCGACCAGCAGCACGGGCACCGAAGCCGCGAGCAGGCGCCTTCGGCCGCCGGCCCATCTTCTCCCCCCGCTGGCTGTCCCTCGTTGCACGTCCCTCCCCTTCCGCGCTGCCCTGAGCCCTTCCGAGCTGCCCTGAGCGAAGAATCACCCCGCGCATCCGTGCGGACACGCGGGCAACGACAGGGACGCTATGCGACGGCACGGTCATGGACAACCACCGCTGTCCTTTCCGGAGCACACACCCGTGCAACGCCGGGCAGTCCGCGCTTCTCCGTCCATCAGGTACCTTCCCGGTCACCGATCCGGGGGCGTCGGCGGTGGTCAGTGCGATTCGCGGGCCACCTGGTCGCCGCTGCCGCCGACCAGGAAGTCCAGGTCGGCTCCGGTGTCGGCGCCGAGCACGGTGTCCACGTAGAGCCGTTCCCAGCCCCGGGCCGGCTGGGCCAGCGCGGCCACCATCGCCGGGGCGGGCGGCCGGGCCGCCAGCTCTTCGGCCGGGATGTCCACGTCCAGCCGCCGCGCCGGCACGTCGAGCACGATCGGGTCCCCGGTGCGTACCCGGCCCAGCGGCCCACCCGCGGCGGCCTCCGGCGCGACGTGCAGCACCACCGTCCCGTACGCCGTGCCGCTCATCCGGCCGTCGCAGATCCGCACCATGTCGCGAACGCCCTGGCGGAGCAGCTTCTCCGGCAGCGGCAGGTTGGCCACCTCCGGCATCCCCGGATAACCCTTCGGCCCGCAGCCGCGCAGCACCAGCACCGAGTCGGCGTCGACGTCGAGATCCGGGTCGTCGAGCCGGGCGTGCAGCTCCTCGACCGAGTCGAAGACCAGCGCCCGGCCCCGGTGCCGGAGCAGGTGCGCCGACGCGGCGGCGGGCTTGATGATCGCGCCGGCCGGGGCGAGGCTGCCGCGCAGCACCGCGATGCCCGCCTCCGGCATCAGCGGCGCGCTGCGGGGTCGGATCACCTCCGGGTCACCGATCTCGTGCCCGGCCAGGTAGTCGCCGATCGGCCGGCCGGTCACCGTCGGTGCCGCCGCGTCCAGCAGGTCGGCGACCTGGTTCAGCACCGCCGGCAGGCCACCGGCCCGGTGGAAGTCCTCCATCAGGAACCGGCCGGCCGGTTGCAGGTCGACGAGCAGCGGTACGCCGCTGCCGAGCCGGTCGACGTCGTCCAGGGTGATCGGCACCCCGACCCGGCCGGCGATGGCCAGCAGGTGCACGACCGCGTTCGTCGAACCGCCCAGCGCGGCCAGCGCGACGACCGCGTTCCGGAACGACGCCTCGGTCAGCACCTCGCTGGGCCTGCGCTGCGCCGCGACCATCTCGACGACCAGCTTGCCGGTGGCGTGCGAGCGGGCCAGCAGCCGGCTGTCGGAGGCGGGCAGTCCGGCCGTGCCGGGCAGGGTCATCCCGAGCACCTCGGCGAGCAGGCCCATCGTGGAGGCGGTGCCCATGGTGTTGCAGTGGCCCCGGCTGCGGATCATCGAGGACTCGGAGTCGAGGAAGCCGGCCGGCGAGAGGGTGCCGGCGCGTACCTCCTCGGAGAGCCGCCACACGTCGGTGCCGCAGCCCAGCGGCACGCCCCGGAAGGTGCCGGTGAGCATCGGGCCGCCCGGCACCACAACCGCCGGCAGGTCGACCGAGGCGGCACCCATCAGCAGTGCCGGGATGGTCTTGTCGCAACCGCCGAGCAGCACCACCCCGTCGACCGGGTTGGCCCGGATCATCTCCTCGATCGCCATCGCGGCCATGTTGCGCCAGAGCATCGCGGTCGGTCTGACCTGCGTCTCGCCGAGCGAGACCACCGGCAGGTTGAGTGGCACGCCACCGGCCTCCCAGACGCCGTTGGCGACGCTCGCCGCCACTTCGTCCAGGTGCCGGTTGCAGGGGGTGAGGTCGGACGCGGTGTTGGCGATGGCGATCTGCGGCCGTCCCTCGAACGCCGAGTCCGGCAGGCCGCGCCGCATCCAGGCACGGTGCAGGTAGGCGTTGCGGTCCGAGCCGGCGTACCACTGGTCGCTCCGGAGTGCAGGCATACTCTCCATTATCAAGAACAACTTCGGGTACGTCCTCCGCCGGCCCCGCCGTTCCGGGCCGTCGTCGCAGCCGGTGACCACCGCCGGTACGGTGGGCTGAAGTCGTGCGTGCCCTCGTGCTGACCGGTCCGGGCACCGCCGAGGTGCGCGAGGTCGAGTCGCCGGTCGCCGGGCCGGGCGAGGTGGTCGTGGACGTGCTGCGGGCGGGTGTCTGCGGCACCGACGCGGAGTTCTTCTCCGGACACATGGCGTACCTGCACAGCGGCGACGCCCGCTATCCGCTGCGGATCGGGCACGAGTGGTGCGGGGTCGTCTCGGCGGTCGGTCCCGGGGTGCCGGAGAACTGGCTGGGCCGGCGGGTCACCGGTGACACGATGCTCGGCTGCGGCCGGTGCCCCCGTTGCCGGGGCGGCCGGCAGCACCTCTGCGCGGACCGCTACGAGATCGGCATCCGGGGCGGCTGGCCGGGTGCGCTCGCCGAGCGGCTTCCGGTGCCGGTCCGCGCCCTGCACCCGCTGCCCGACCAGGTCGACGCCACGCTCGGCGCGCTCGTGGAGCCGGGCGGCAACGCGCTGCGGGTGGTCGAGGCGGCCCGGGTCGGTCCCGGCCGGCGGCTGCTGGTGCTCGGTCCGGGCACCATCGGGCTGCTGGTGGCGCAGATCGCGGCGGCCCGGGGCGCCGAGGTGCACCTGCTGGGCCGGGACGACGCCTCGCTCGACTTCGCCCGCCGGCTCGGCTTCGGGTACGCCTGGACGGCGCGGACCCTGCCGGAGGAGGCCGCGCTGACCTTCGACGCGGTCGCCGACGCCGCCAACGACGAGCACCTGCCGGCGTACGCGGTGCGGCGGGTGGAGCCCGGCGGCCGGGTCGTCTACGTCGGACTCGCCGAGCGGCCCAGCCTGCTCGACACCCGGGAACTGGTGCTCAGGGACCTCACCGCGGTCGGCGTGCTCAGCGCCTCCGGCGGGCTCGCCGGCACCGTCGCGCTGTACGCCTCGGGCGCCGTCGACCCGCGTCCGCTGGTGGCGGCGACGGTGGGGCTGGACGGGGTGGCGGCGGTACTGCGCGGCGATCGCGATCCCGGCTGGGGTGCCGCCCCGAAGATCCACGTCGACCCGCGACGGTGATCGGCAGGGCGAGGCTCGGTTGTTGCCGATGTTACGTCCGCCGACCGGTTCTTGTAGCTTGTAGGCATTGTCTCGACTGTCCTGCGGCGTAGCCCTGGCCGGATAGGCATGGAGAGGGTTTAGGCGATGATGAAGCGTGCCGTTCGGTTCACCAAGCACAACACGCCCAACTCGGTGCGTGTGGTGGCACGGCGGGTGATGGGTGAGGCATACAACGCGAAGCTGCGACTGTCCGTGCCGGTGGAGTCACGCAGCGAGTTCGGCAACGTCTACCACTGCACGATCCGCAAGACGGCCAGCCAATGGATCAAGGCCCTGCTCAGCGACCCGGTCGTCTACCGCTACTCCGGCCTGCTG is from Micromonospora sp. WMMD1102 and encodes:
- a CDS encoding glycogen debranching N-terminal domain-containing protein, which gives rise to MTTTGKRRPTPADPSPEPVPAGRTPSGTDRDLPPELGPDAIGVLDGLSFMLSDALGDVPPGSIGGLVHEDTRFLSRWQLLLGGARPLLLGSSAVDPYSAAFFLANAELPGLPANRIGIRRQRFVGEGMFERIAVQCFADEEVSIELRLAVDVDFADLFEIKERLRDRSGQIVRDHLADGSRLWFGYQNGEFAVRTQVVALPPADRVHGDDLVWDLVLPPGQGWQVELHVPLRYVNVDVVPTRREFGEVFAVDGRDDSTSRWRASRPGLHADSDLLCDVYQQSVADLVSMRVEKEVSGQRVVITAAGLPWFLTLFGRDSVITAYQAMLGGHELARGTLLTLAEHQATDRDDFTDREPGKMPHEYRSGELTRLGVMPHNPYYGAADTTQLWLVLLSEYWRWTGDDELLHELRDNAYAALRWIDEYGDADGDGYVEYATRSSQGLGNQCWRDSWNGVQSADGTIPVLPIATCEIQGYTYDAKLRMAELADGPYADPELARRLRAEAAALAERFDRDFWLDARGGYYALGLDGDKRPIDAMTSNMGHLLWSGIVPAERAGIVARQLMSDELFSGWGVRTLSTADRGYNPIGYHLGTVWPHDNSLIAHGLARYGFRAEANRIVVAMLEAARYSDNRLPEAFSGYDRSFGRVPVPYPTACNPQAWASAAPLLFLRTMFGLQAGDGRFVLDPDVPERLGRIQLDRVQGFGRCWEVEANGRQGHLRLVP
- a CDS encoding condensation domain-containing protein → MTPTFPLSFAQLGLLRVDGLRTGSDGLPTGRGHVLGRCYDVDGDLRLAALRHALAAVVRRHGALRTVFRPAPDGPVQRVEPAGPVPLRIVDHSDRPAPLAGALAEAQRAVLAPFDLVGGTPVRFLVLRLAPRRHLFAVAVHPLVGDGRSIEIILRDLGLGYLRALADGPTRLPEPAIGYHDWVIWQRHQLCGIRRADLRAWWRSALADVPRILDLADPRPHPADMGDAADPVRTGPRGRGGRLGVPLPPATRYAVHALARRERATPSAVLLAGYAALLARYAGVPRLLVGIPVANREYSRTAEVVGRFVDTLPVPVDLTGTPTFAELVRRTRRATVGVLEHQDLPFEQLVADLAPARDGDRPPLVQVCFSHRAADAPAGTLTLPSCTVTEIPLDIGGGAFELTLSVDESTADGAVSAEYDADRFTASFVGELLRAYPVLLDAATGAPGTAVAELPPLPR
- a CDS encoding immune inhibitor A domain-containing protein; the protein is MPVLLVAAAGVAVGGAGPASADRAARFTPTERDYYINYVDPKVERPTDGTEVVVRDGKRKIKRAKPDPVSAYGRKFVEGNPVAARGLAKTEAEAIRTGRNPRHIRYKQADETQVAKLLTILVEFNPDADDDFTGVMVPRATFDDATTPQNERECVPGSVQNGPLHNNIPNPAKASHPDNNSMWVPDFSTEFYNKMLYTKEGITERVRTDLRGPDGRRGIDLRGYTMRNMYLEMSKGAYTVDGQATPWVTVPHSEAWYGADTCTQVDGTWEAGASQDMNGHPDNPAGPSALGVDAVNVLAAQNPDFPWADYDIEDTADADGDGNFNEPDGVVDHLVLVHAGEDKSGGGGAEGPYAIWAHSSAIVPGYTIPGTDKMISNYIVQPEDSGVGVFAHEYGHDLGLPDLYDIGSGGDSDVDFWDLMSSGSHTGPIFQGIPTHMGLWDKFVLGWADPVILNPGDDPARVKVGQTSRTPVGTEDGVRVNLPAKQISLSTPHSGEGQWWTNNDQSWADVRLTRSLAVPAGGDVRFWLWNNYSIEEDWDFGFVEVSTDGGGTWTEQKVFDAEGNLVSTDDGYPDPNGRMHDYGDKKYGLTGSTGGQWRHDYVSLTPYAGQTVQLRLRYATDAAFEDTGWFTDDLSVTADGATTWSDDVESGADGWTATVGSFTTTTGTGWSISPGEFSYAHYYLAEWRNHDGFDEGLKYAYQTNYNRDGAWKVDRVPYNAPGMLVWYRDTSYGNLNLVLNNVYDPPSIGAKGGLLIVDSHFDPYRRTGTAAAKDPSLLDNLPSRPQSSNAAFGFGRTYPFTECYEAPNEPFSAYCTKFKAQPGVKSFTDSKGWYPGIEYRPDLDAESPLFFRDADASVVVPSKDNAPYSVRIVDRNGKPARSQYGIDLGGGVQTGTGNPGEVGLNFGVRFDLLQPGHHNQWAVVKVVPPAAP
- a CDS encoding dihydroxy-acid dehydratase, which produces MPALRSDQWYAGSDRNAYLHRAWMRRGLPDSAFEGRPQIAIANTASDLTPCNRHLDEVAASVANGVWEAGGVPLNLPVVSLGETQVRPTAMLWRNMAAMAIEEMIRANPVDGVVLLGGCDKTIPALLMGAASVDLPAVVVPGGPMLTGTFRGVPLGCGTDVWRLSEEVRAGTLSPAGFLDSESSMIRSRGHCNTMGTASTMGLLAEVLGMTLPGTAGLPASDSRLLARSHATGKLVVEMVAAQRRPSEVLTEASFRNAVVALAALGGSTNAVVHLLAIAGRVGVPITLDDVDRLGSGVPLLVDLQPAGRFLMEDFHRAGGLPAVLNQVADLLDAAAPTVTGRPIGDYLAGHEIGDPEVIRPRSAPLMPEAGIAVLRGSLAPAGAIIKPAAASAHLLRHRGRALVFDSVEELHARLDDPDLDVDADSVLVLRGCGPKGYPGMPEVANLPLPEKLLRQGVRDMVRICDGRMSGTAYGTVVLHVAPEAAAGGPLGRVRTGDPIVLDVPARRLDVDIPAEELAARPPAPAMVAALAQPARGWERLYVDTVLGADTGADLDFLVGGSGDQVARESH
- a CDS encoding alcohol dehydrogenase catalytic domain-containing protein, with protein sequence MRALVLTGPGTAEVREVESPVAGPGEVVVDVLRAGVCGTDAEFFSGHMAYLHSGDARYPLRIGHEWCGVVSAVGPGVPENWLGRRVTGDTMLGCGRCPRCRGGRQHLCADRYEIGIRGGWPGALAERLPVPVRALHPLPDQVDATLGALVEPGGNALRVVEAARVGPGRRLLVLGPGTIGLLVAQIAAARGAEVHLLGRDDASLDFARRLGFGYAWTARTLPEEAALTFDAVADAANDEHLPAYAVRRVEPGGRVVYVGLAERPSLLDTRELVLRDLTAVGVLSASGGLAGTVALYASGAVDPRPLVAATVGLDGVAAVLRGDRDPGWGAAPKIHVDPRR